AAGAGTCATCAATGGACACGCGCTTCACATCGTGACGGCCTGTCATCACTACTTTCACCAGACCCGCACCCGCTTGGCCTTCTACTTCCATGTTGGCAATTTCTTCTTGGGCCTTTTGCATGTTTTCCTGCATTTTCTGCGCTTGGCGCATCATGTTACCCATTCCACCTTTAAACATAGTTTTGTCTCCAAATTAAGCTTTAACTTTTACCGAATCATAGACCAATTGTGCGCCCATCGCGGACGATAAGGCTTGCACAACTGGATGTGAATTCAAATGTTCAATTGCCACCTGTAGGGCTTCTGCCCGCTTACTGGCGGCAAATTCTTCTGCGGTTACCCCTTCGGTATCCTCCACAGTATCAATTATCAAAGGCACTGGCATGGCAAAAAAATCACTCAGCGCCTGTTGAATTTGTTCATAACGAACTTGGTTCAGCATGTGGCCATATTCCAATGGCACCTGCAAACGAATACCCTGATCACTGGCGTCCACCATACTGGAATTCATTAAGATGTTTTGCACCAAGCCTGTTAAAGGCAAACGTGGCGCCACCAGCCACCAGGTTTGCATGGTCAGCTCATTATAATGATTCAAGGGCGGCAATGGCATAGCCAAAGCGGGTTGCGCTATGGTGTCTGGCACTTGTGCTAAAGGCGAATCCGCCGCTTGTTCTCTCTCATCTTGTGTGGCGTTTGCTTCCGTTTCAGTTACCAGAGCCTCAACCAAATCCGCCGCGGGATTAAACGGATCTTCCACATCAGCAATGGCACGTTCTTCCGCTTCTTCTTCGTCTTCTTCCTCATCCTCGTCGACCACGTGATTCAAACTGTGTGATGTTTCCAATAAGGATTCAACTCGAGCAGAAGTGACTGGCTCTTGCTGAGCCTCTTGTGCTTTCGTTGCGGATACACTTGTTTCAGGGACGATTGTTTCAGGGACGATTATTTCAGGGGTAGAGGCCTCAGGGACATGAGCAGGCTCAGCCGATACTTCTTCTTCGGTTACCGCTAAAGGCTCTTTTTCAGCGGAAGGCTCTTCTTCGGCTGACGGCTCCCAAGGTGGACGCTCGGCGTCAGGCTGAGTCTTGTTTGAGACAATCTCTGATTGACTGTCCTTTATTTGAGTCTCTTCAGGAGCCGCTTTTACTGATGCAAGTGGTGTAGATACAGCGGACTCAGGTGTAACCGAGGCTGACCTTATCGTCGCTGAACTCAACTCAGTTTCGTCAGGTGTTTTTTTTTCTGCCGTGATGTTTTCTGCTGCGATGCTTTCTGCAGCAAAAGTTTCTGTAGGCGGTGCCTCATGACTCACCGTCATAGGTGGCGCAGGGCGAAAGGCAATCAAGCGCAACATCAACATTTCAAATCCCGCACGAGCAGAATATGCCAAATGCAGGTCACGGCGACCAATCAGCAAGCTTTGATACATCACCTGAATTTCTTCCGGATGAATGCTTTGCGCCAAGTGTTGAATGCGCGCCAAATCGCCAACTTGATCTGCTAAGGCACCCGGTACTTGCTGCTCAATCGCCACACGATGTAAGGAATCCAACAAGCTGCCACAAATGGCAGAAAAATCCGGTTGATAATCGGCCAAAGCTTCTATACGTGATAACACCTGAGCGGCATTTTTTGCGGCAACTGACGCCAATAAATCCAGTATTTGCGCCTGATTCACCAAGCCCAACATGGCAGTCACACCAGCCTCTGAAATGCCACCGTCACCAAACGCAATGGCCTGATCCGTTAAACTTAAGGCATCACGCATACTGCCATTGGCTGCTTGGCCTATTTGCCAAAGTGCAGGCTGATCAAAGGAGATTTGTTCACTGGTCAATACCGTTTGCAAATAATCTACCACGCGCTGTGGTGACATATTCTTCAAGTTAAACTGCAAACAGCGTGACAGAATGGTCACTGGAAGCTTTTGTGGATCCGTGGTGGCAAGCAAAAATTTCACATGTTCGGGTGGCTCTTCCAAGGTCTTCAATAAAGCGTTGAAAGAATGAGTAGACAACATGTGCACCTCGTCTATCAGATAGACTTTAAAGCGCCCACGGGTTGGTGCATATTGAACATTTTCTAATAGCTCACGAGTGTCTTCGACTTTAGTTCGAGACGCCGCATCCACTTCGATCAAGTCAACAAAGCGACCTTCAGCAATTTCTCGACAACTGTCACAGCTTCCGCAAGGCTCGGGTGAAATACCATTGGTCTCACAGTTTAAGCACTTTGCGAAGATACGAGCAATGGTAGTTTTGCCCACACCACGCGTACCCGTAAACAAATAAGCATGGTGCAAACGCTGCTGTCGCAAAGCGTTCACCAAAGCTTGAAGAACATGGTCTTGCCCCGCCATTTCAAGGAAGGTCTGGGGGCGCCACTTACGTGCTAAAACTTGATAACTCATTTTGAATTCTGGCTATTAGAA
The window above is part of the Marinomonas sp. THO17 genome. Proteins encoded here:
- the dnaX gene encoding DNA polymerase III subunit gamma/tau; the protein is MSYQVLARKWRPQTFLEMAGQDHVLQALVNALRQQRLHHAYLFTGTRGVGKTTIARIFAKCLNCETNGISPEPCGSCDSCREIAEGRFVDLIEVDAASRTKVEDTRELLENVQYAPTRGRFKVYLIDEVHMLSTHSFNALLKTLEEPPEHVKFLLATTDPQKLPVTILSRCLQFNLKNMSPQRVVDYLQTVLTSEQISFDQPALWQIGQAANGSMRDALSLTDQAIAFGDGGISEAGVTAMLGLVNQAQILDLLASVAAKNAAQVLSRIEALADYQPDFSAICGSLLDSLHRVAIEQQVPGALADQVGDLARIQHLAQSIHPEEIQVMYQSLLIGRRDLHLAYSARAGFEMLMLRLIAFRPAPPMTVSHEAPPTETFAAESIAAENITAEKKTPDETELSSATIRSASVTPESAVSTPLASVKAAPEETQIKDSQSEIVSNKTQPDAERPPWEPSAEEEPSAEKEPLAVTEEEVSAEPAHVPEASTPEIIVPETIVPETSVSATKAQEAQQEPVTSARVESLLETSHSLNHVVDEDEEEDEEEAEERAIADVEDPFNPAADLVEALVTETEANATQDEREQAADSPLAQVPDTIAQPALAMPLPPLNHYNELTMQTWWLVAPRLPLTGLVQNILMNSSMVDASDQGIRLQVPLEYGHMLNQVRYEQIQQALSDFFAMPVPLIIDTVEDTEGVTAEEFAASKRAEALQVAIEHLNSHPVVQALSSAMGAQLVYDSVKVKA
- a CDS encoding YbaB/EbfC family nucleoid-associated protein, whose product is MFKGGMGNMMRQAQKMQENMQKAQEEIANMEVEGQAGAGLVKVVMTGRHDVKRVSIDDSLFEDDKEMLEDLIAAAVNDAVRNIEQNQKEKMEAATAGMSLPPGFKMPF